AGATAAATGGAGAGTGGATTGTGCACCTGGTGGGTGGAAAAGTGCCCACGGAACGTAAGTTGTTTGAATGGGCAAAGGAAGTGGAAGAACGTGGCGCCGGTGAAATTTTGTTTACCTCCATGGATCACGATGGGACCAAGAATGGATTTGCCGATGAAGCCCTTTCAAAATTATCTAGGGAATTGAACATCCCAATTATAGCCTCCGGAGGTGCGGGAAATATTCAGCATTTTACCGATACTTTTAACCTGGGACTGGCCGATGCAGCCTTGGCCGCCAGTGTTTTTCATTTTAAGGAAATTAAAATCAGGGATTTAAAGGAGGAATTAAAAAAAGAAGGAATCCCCGTTAGAATTTAGAATCAAGCAAAAAGGAATCGATGAAAAAAATTGGACTTATTGGTGGTATCACGTGGCAATCGACACAATTATATTATCAGTATTTAAATGAAGCTGCGAATAAAGCTCTTGGCGAGTCACATTCCTGTAAGTTAATACTGGAGTCGGTGGATTTTCAAGAAATTTCAGAGAAGCAAAGTAATGGAGATTGGGAATCTCTAAATACCGATTTTGCCGAAATTGGAAAGAGATTGGAAAATGCTGGAGCGGAGGTTATTCTAATCGGTGCCAATACCATGCATCTTTGTGCGGATAGCATAAAAGAAAATACGGGAATACCCCTGTTACATATTGCCGAAGCCACAGGGGAGGCCATTATTGACCAAGGATTGGACAAAGTTCTCTTGTTGGGCACCAAATACACTATGGGGCTTGATTTTTATAAGGATATTCTAAAGAATCAATTTGGAATAACGACTATGGTTCCCAGTGAAGCGGACCAAGAGTTGGTTCACAGCATTATTTATACGGAACTTGCAAAAGGAATTATCATGCCCAATTCCAGAAAGGAGTACCAAGCCATTATAGGTAAAGCGGAAGAACTGGGGGCACAAGGGGTAATTTTAGGCTGTACGGAAATCCCGCTATTGATACAGCAGGAACATAGCAATATTCCTACCTTTGATACTACACAAATACATGCAAATGCGGCCGTGAAATTTGCACTGGCCAAATAGAACTATCACATGAAAGTTGATTTTAAAAAGAATACGAACGGACTTGTTCCTGCCATCATCCAAGATGCCAGAACAAAAAATGTGCTCATGTTGGGCTATATGAACGAAGAAGCCTTGCAAAAGACTCAAGAAAGTGGAAAGGTTACGTTTTATAGCCGAACTAAGGAGCGTCTATGGACCAAAGGCGAGGAAAGCGGAAATTTTCTACACGTGGTGAGCATCAAGAATGATTGTGATAACGACACGCTTTTGATTTCTGTCGATCCGGTTGGACCTACCTGCCATACCGGAAGCGATACCTGTTGGAACGAGGAAAACACTTCTAGTTTCGGTTTCTTTTCAGAATTGGAAAATACGATTGCGCAACGCAGGAAAGCGGCCAAAGGAGATACCTCTTATGTGGCGTCCCTTTTTGAAAAGGGCATCAACAAAATTGCACAAAAAGTAGGGGAGGAGGCAGTTGAAACCGTTATAGAGGCCATGGACAATAAGGATGACCTGTTTCTTTACGAAAGTGCCGATTTACTTTTTCACTATTTGATTCTATTACAGGCGAAAGGATTTACCTTGAAGGATATTGAAGCCGAATTGATGAAGCGCAAGAAATAAGCAATTTAGAGTATTTTAAGGTTCAAGTCGCCTTACTCTAATATTCTTAAAATATACCCGCTGTCCATGATGTTGAAACATGATGTGCCCTTCCTTATCCGAATGAAACTCTGGATTTTCCTTGAACTTGCTTTGCCCCAGTAATTCCTTCATTTCCGGACTGTCCATAGTAAAATCAATCACTTTTTTTCCATTTAACCAATGCTCAACATGGCCATTATTATGAATAAGTTTGGCTGTATTAAAGTCTCCAATGGGTTTCAATTCTTTGTTTACGGGTTTGATTAAATCATACAGGGAACCAGCGGACCGCACAGCGAGGGTGTCATAAAAATTCTCGTCATCCAAGATCTGTAGTTCATAATTGTCCAACCAATTGGGACTGTTTCCGTTTCCAGATTCCATGGTCAAGTCTTCTTGCATATGAAAGAAAACTCCGGAATTGGCGGCAGTATCCACGGCCCACTCATACTCCAATTCAAAATCCTTAAAACGCTCTTTTGTAATCAAATCCCTATTGGTCGTATACG
This window of the Maribacter cobaltidurans genome carries:
- a CDS encoding aspartate/glutamate racemase family protein translates to MKKIGLIGGITWQSTQLYYQYLNEAANKALGESHSCKLILESVDFQEISEKQSNGDWESLNTDFAEIGKRLENAGAEVILIGANTMHLCADSIKENTGIPLLHIAEATGEAIIDQGLDKVLLLGTKYTMGLDFYKDILKNQFGITTMVPSEADQELVHSIIYTELAKGIIMPNSRKEYQAIIGKAEELGAQGVILGCTEIPLLIQQEHSNIPTFDTTQIHANAAVKFALAK
- the hisIE gene encoding bifunctional phosphoribosyl-AMP cyclohydrolase/phosphoribosyl-ATP diphosphatase HisIE — translated: MKVDFKKNTNGLVPAIIQDARTKNVLMLGYMNEEALQKTQESGKVTFYSRTKERLWTKGEESGNFLHVVSIKNDCDNDTLLISVDPVGPTCHTGSDTCWNEENTSSFGFFSELENTIAQRRKAAKGDTSYVASLFEKGINKIAQKVGEEAVETVIEAMDNKDDLFLYESADLLFHYLILLQAKGFTLKDIEAELMKRKK
- a CDS encoding 3-keto-disaccharide hydrolase, which produces MKKLLSIVLIFGLVCSCDSNKKKSVPKAEPQAQNDWIVLFDGISTNALRGYGMDEFPQEIWYVENEALIANPYTTNRDLITKERFKDFELEYEWAVDTAANSGVFFHMQEDLTMESGNGNSPNWLDNYELQILDDENFYDTLAVRSAGSLYDLIKPVNKELKPIGDFNTAKLIHNNGHVEHWLNGKKVIDFTMDSPEMKELLGQSKFKENPEFHSDKEGHIMFQHHGQRVYFKNIRVRRLEP